TCCGCGTTGCTGATTGTTATTGAGAAGATAAGGAACGAGAAGAACCGGTACTACGCCAGGAGACAGGACTCAGGATCAAAGGCTTCCACGGACACGAAAAGGAATCCACATAGCTAACGAAATGCCTAACGACACTGTGGTAAAGGTGCAGGAGTACAAGGACTCGTTGATCCTCAAGGCAGAGCTGCTAATCACCAAGGGGTTCCCGGAGAATATCGTCCGGCTGAACGAGCTGCTGGCCACGCCGATCTTCAACGAGCGCAACTTCGAAGAAGTGCACCAGGACCTCAACATCCCGGTCCTGCCGCCTCTCCTGGTTAAAAACGAGTTGGAGGATCGTGACAGTCTGCCCACCAAGCGCCAGCGCGTGGATGTCATCGTCTCTGGGCAGCCTGTCATGGGTCTGCCCGCCGGTACAGTGCCGTGCAACAAGCCGCTCTGCGAGATGATCAAGGTCGTCAAGCCTATCATCAGGAAGCTTGTGGAGGATTGTAAGTACACCGTATATTCAAGCGTCTCAAcctaataaatgtttttatgctATTCAAGAGCCCCTTCAATTTTCCTAAAACAATGAATTCCAAGAATTTTTACATTCGAACGGTACAAATGCCAGTAGCTAAAGTTTTGCCTGACATTAAGCTTTTTAATGAATACCTAGTAATTTCTGAATTGATTTCTTTTGCAGCCAATCTACTTAAGATGTGGATCTCCTTTATGATACCCAAGATCGAGGATGGCAACAACTTTGGCGTCTCCATTCAAGAGGACACGCTTGCCGAAATTCAAACTGTGGAATCCGAGGCGGCCGCCTTCTTTGACCAGATATCGCGCTATTTCTTGTCGCGCGCCAAGGTGGTGTCCAAGGTGGCCAAGTATCCGCACATCGATGATTATCGGCGCGCAGTCGTCGAACTTGACGAGAAGGAGTACCTCAGCTTGTGGCTGGTCGTTTGTGAGGTCCGCAATCGCTACTCCTCGCTGCACGACATTGTTATTAAGAACCTCGAGAAGCTAAAGAAGCCGCGCTCCTCAAATACCGAAAGCCTGTATTAGGCTAGGTATTTCCGAAGCCCGAGcctcaacttttttttttcctttccatCATCTTACTTTTCAATCAATAATCAGCCCGTAGAGCGGACGGTCAGCAATTCTTGTCGCTACTCAAAAAGCTAAGATTTTCCAATTCGGTTTACAAACATCAAAATTCTTTAATTGAAGAGCAGTGATTGAACAATAGCTGTAGCCTAACTACCATCAACTATTAATCCATTTGTACTACGTCTAGAATGTAATGTTGAGATTGGCGTACAATACAAGAAACCGATGCTGTATAGATTCCACTAATAGCTATAGCTATGCATAAAAAGAATAGGCGAGCTCCATTGACACATTTTTTCAACATTTCCTAATGTAAATTTATAACACGGGCGCCCCTCATACGGAAAATGTCCTTAAAAATGTGTGAAATATAAATCTTTATAAGTAATTCGCTCCGAATAGGTAACACTGTgcttgttttcttgttttacGTATTGACTATGGGTTCTACTTTGGGGATTGATATCTATCGCAAAATCGAAACAGGCGCCCAGACATTTAATAAGGTGGAAATTATTGCATTCGATGCGGCCAATCGAAAAAGACAACCTTCTGATTTAACAGTTCAGAAAATTCTTAACGTTACtatgaattaaaaatgccCGCCAAAATGTCACATAGTAAATTCTTTTGCGTTCGATATTTGTTtaaaactggaaaaaaaaacaagaattaAATATTGCTTACCAAATCTACCAATTCTGTATATATGCACAATTTCTTTAAGTGTGTTTGCCAGACAGCTGCAATGCTATAGCTGCCTGCTACGGCACTTCGGTTCGAACATGTTCGCTTCAAACGCCCGCCAAACAGAAAATTCAAAACACCaaatggtttaaaaaaaaggaagtgTATATTGAATAAATCAAGAACATAATTACTATTTACAGCTAGTACTATcgaatttatatttacaactAATTTAACTACATCTCGACCCCATACATACaaaaacatacataaaaaACTAACATCTCTAGTTTTTTTCtcacaattttaaaaactatCACTTAGAATAGCTGacggaaaacaaacaaaataagaatattCTTGCTGGTGTGTGCTAAATTTAGTTGCGTGGATTATTTATAGTAATGCATTAAGTTAGTGCTAATACtttcgatttcttttttttttatttaattattttcttttgatCCTAACTCGTGTCCGGTAAATTGGactttcgattcgatttcgaggcacttttaatttgttgttggcaGTGGTTAagtatatattctatattcgGAATTTTCTCGTCGTTCCCTACAACTTAGCCTGTAAGGCTTAAATCTATATATGACAATAACATTTTTCACAAAGATTATCAacgttttgggcttagctaaATCTTTAAATCTAAGCTCAGTACTGACATCAGCTAGATATAAAGTAggttctttatattttttttgggtttcaaGACATTACAATCAAAAGGCAATCCCCagcattattttttgttttgttttgttgggtcTAATTCTTAAGTGTTTAGCATTCTTTAATTAGTTGCAGATGTTTTAAAAGCACCATTAGGAAAAGGGGTTGTCTAAATATACTTTTTACTTTAAGGGAATTAGGATTGAACTTGAATTTATATTTAGCTGATTCCAGTGACGGAATCCGGGCTATCAATTCCATCCGATCGCATCCACCGAACTGAACTTAACCCATTTGTATTAAGTAAGTGAAATGGCACATTGAACCACAACCCACATGACCCACTTGATCCACGGTGACCCATTTGATCACATGTGGTGACCCCACCAGGCTGCGCTGGCTTGGTAATAGCCATCGTTTCCCCAGCTAAAGATGCTAAGAGGGGGCGGCGGTGGTGTCAGCGAAAGTACGTCCACATCGCTGTCGTTTctactgttgctgctgttgttgttgtgattgttgttattattgttgttaatgGACTTATCCGTAGTTTTTCGCCAACCATGTCGTGGCTGAGCGGTAACAGGAAGTCGCAGCTTTAGACGACGTCGACGCCTCCGACGGCGCACCAAATCCCAGCCAACGGTGCCCTCTTGTTAGAAAACGTGATGCGTATTCTTTGATGGCGCCAGGAAGGGCTTCTCCTCGTTCATTTTCTCCAGATTGCCGCTTAACGTCGGATCGGTGGGTCGGATGCGCTTAAAGAAGCCTACCTTCCACAGCACATAGGTGACCAGCGCAAGGAGGAGCAGGCCACCAACGATGCCCAGGATGATAATCAGCCACGGTATCGATGTGTCGCGCTGTTGGTTCCTTAACTCCGGATAGGCCCGCGTCTCCACCTGATAAAGAATGGTATGTAAACGAATTCTCGATCTCGTTACCATAGAAAACTCACCTCTATGTTATTGTGATCCATCACCTCGACGCCATAGCTCTCGGGTATTTGAGCCGTGGCTGTCGAGAAAATCCTGACCCTTTCCACCCGAGGATACTCACTGACCAGCGTCGAGTTCCACAGGCGCGCCTTGACCACCACCTGGGCCTCGGACAAAGCGGGCATGTTTAGGATGTCACACTCGATGCGCACGCAGTTGGTCGCGCCCTTATTGCAGTCCAGCTCGACGATGTCCTGCTTCTTGCCATTCGCCGCATTGCTACTCTCGGGATCGTACATTAACCTCTCCAGGCGCGTCACCCGTTCTAGGAAACTGCGACGGACACGATTGCGGTTCGATTGAGTGTCATCCGAATGATCATCCCGGTGGCTGCTGGAGTAGTAGCTTCTCTGCGAGTGGATCAAGCTCTTGTTGAACGAATGACGCGACTGCGAGGGGAACATTCTCATCTGGGCGGGAGCACTCAAGTAGGCTGGATTTTCCCTAGAACCGCTGGCCAAATTCAGCGGATTGACATATTCTTTGGCCACATGGCATTCGCCCTGGCTAACTTCCACAGTGGGTACTTGCTCCAGATAGAGTAGATACTGAACCGGTCGACCGCTCTGTGGATCACTGTACAGTGAGTATGGCCAATGGATGACCATTTGTACCTTCGGCGCCGTGGATGGTCCCTCATTGAAAATGGTGAACATGTGATGAACTTGGGAGCCCACATCGTCCATACCCATCGGACCATGTCCTTCTATATCGGTGGCGGCAGTATTTGCAACCGAATTAGCCACACTCGATCCACTGTAGAAACTCTGCTCGGGTATGGCCCAACCTCGGAAGTTGAGCTTCGCCCGACGCACCACATTCACGCGAAGATCCCGCTCGGGACGTTCGGGTCCCACCAGCTTGGAGGTGGTATTTGCGAATATGTGGAATAGCATGATCTTCTCACTTGGCTCCAATCCTTTGGGCTGGAATCGGATGGTCACAAATGTGGTGGTGTCGCGCAGCATGGGATTACCAAGACTGCAGGCAACCAGGGTGGTATTGTAGCTATTGCACGTGGCATTCGTCTATGGGTTGGTTGAAATGGGAAATACGGTATAGAACCATTGAAGAATTTACGCAACTTCTGGTAACCACTTACCGGCTTCTTGGTTGCCACATATGAAACACCCGCCTGATGGGCGATGAATAGTTGAGCTTCGTAAGCAGAATCCGCCAGATTGCTAACATTGATGCGGACCTCCAGTTCCGTTTCATCCAGAATCAGTGTGTATTCGTTGCCTAAATGATGATAAGAAGTGTAATAGGTTAAAATCTGTAGTATTTCACAATTATACGAATGGCTCACCTGAGGACTCAGTGATGTTCGGCTCCACCCGGATAATCAGATTGCTCTCACAGAGATCGTCATCGCCACAGTCTTTCTGGAAGGTGCCCTCGAAATCGACATGCGCCTGGGTCTGATCCAATATCGGATTGAGGCGTACCAAAGCAGAATCCGCCAATGGGGGTTCCACCAGCGAGTACTTCAAGCGGAAACGCACGGGAGTCTGGATATCCCGGGTATTGGCCTTGATGTAGCCCGTGACTGCCTGGCATTCTGTCCTTCCATTCGTATGCACTCTCACCACGCGACTGAGCACATTCGTCCGCTTATTTTCCCGATCGAAGAAGAAGACGCGAGAGAATTTCTTTAGGTGATCGAAGGTTTCCGCTTCGACGCTATAAGCCAACCGGAGTTCCTTGTTCTTCTCATCGTACGGTTCAATGCTGCAACATGCTCTGAACGTGAAACATGTTAGATTACTGGCCGGATCGTCCAAACAGCCGGGCGTATTGGGATCCATGTTATGCAGCTCCTTGCGCTGTACACTCGTCTGAATGCTGATGATAGGTCTGGCCAGCAGGATTACGGCTGCCGAGGAGTTGAATGCTCCGATTACCACATCCGGATAGGAGTTATCATCCAAGTCCGTGTTGCCGGATATAGAGATGCCAAAGGTACGAATCGGTTGACCATTGGGTATGGTTCCACCCAGTTCCGAGGCCTGGATCTTCTGGGCGGGCTTGGAATTCAGGCCCTGACTCGAGCCCAAGTAGATGTAGACTACGCCGTTGCCCTCGTATGGTGCTCCCACGGCCAGATCCTCGCAGTTATCCTTGTTCAGATCTCCGATATTGGCCAACGCCAGACCGAAACGACTCTCCAGAGGTCCCGTCAACTTGAGTGTGTACTTCATGGGCAACGTATCCTGGATATTCTGGTACACATACACAGCTCCACCTTCCGTTTTTGTGAAGTACAAAGGAGCTGCCACTATTAAATCCGGCCTGTGATCTCCGTTTATATCGGCGGTTGCCAGTTCATAGCCAAAACTCGAACCGAATTGCTCACCATCCAGGATCGAGTGCACCGGTATTGGATTATCGGTGGACTTGTCGAAAATCACCACCTGTCCATGACCCTCGGATCGTGGAGCTCCAGCCGCATATGACATGTGACCAAAGAATCTGCCACCGGTCACCGACATACCAAGATAGCTGTACTTGTCCACCGGCGAATTCAAGTCCGAATGATCACTGTAGTAGGTCGTCTTGTCGCGCTGCAGGTACTCCCCGCCCACCTGAGTCACCCAAATGGATCCGCGCCATGTGTACGGTCCAGGGGAACCCAACACCATGGTGTCATCGTCCAGTAGGGCAGCCGATGTGCCCGCCTGGCACAGTCCATAATCTTCGTGTTGCCTGATGGATGCAGAAGGGTTGAGATTATTAGGGACATAACTACATCTGTACTTTAATCAAGGATAAACACTATGAGTCGCTGTATGCTTTAATGATATCAACTAAATTGGATATCAAAATAAAAGTGACATCCAAACATTCTCCAGTTGACGCCTAACTAATGACTGTTGTCCAAGGACATGTGCAGTTCATCATCATGTGAGGCAAACGGTGGCTTAATCTATTCCCGCATCGGGACATTAATAGATGACCATGGTCAACAAAAGGACTCTTTGGACACccgtatcttttttttttcatgtcATTTGTCTATTCCCGAATGGAGTTGTGCGTTGGACATTAATGGATGACCAGGGTCAACATTTGCCTGTTGACCAACACAACTTCACCTCTTTCCAACTATTTGTTCCttataaattcttttttttttagtaaccCCCAGCTTATTCCCGAATCGAGTT
The DNA window shown above is from Drosophila melanogaster chromosome X and carries:
- the mew gene encoding multiple edematous wings, isoform A, giving the protein MTQRFDDCEQVITDGRRNFDSEILSPPGNDEIKEDQWMGVTVRSNPLQANGSGGKVIVCAHRYMYIVRENRYGQGLCYLLTNDLQFEEVHEPCKGRPVQRQHEDYGLCQAGTSAALLDDDTMVLGSPGPYTWRGSIWVTQVGGEYLQRDKTTYYSDHSDLNSPVDKYSYLGMSVTGGRFFGHMSYAAGAPRSEGHGQVVIFDKSTDNPIPVHSILDGEQFGSSFGYELATADINGDHRPDLIVAAPLYFTKTEGGAVYVYQNIQDTLPMKYTLKLTGPLESRFGLALANIGDLNKDNCEDLAVGAPYEGNGVVYIYLGSSQGLNSKPAQKIQASELGGTIPNGQPIRTFGISISGNTDLDDNSYPDVVIGAFNSSAAVILLARPIISIQTSVQRKELHNMDPNTPGCLDDPASNLTCFTFRACCSIEPYDEKNKELRLAYSVEAETFDHLKKFSRVFFFDRENKRTNVLSRVVRVHTNGRTECQAVTGYIKANTRDIQTPVRFRLKYSLVEPPLADSALVRLNPILDQTQAHVDFEGTFQKDCGDDDLCESNLIIRVEPNITESSGNEYTLILDETELEVRINVSNLADSAYEAQLFIAHQAGVSYVATKKPTNATCNSYNTTLVACSLGNPMLRDTTTFVTIRFQPKGLEPSEKIMLFHIFANTTSKLVGPERPERDLRVNVVRRAKLNFRGWAIPEQSFYSGSSVANSVANTAATDIEGHGPMGMDDVGSQVHHMFTIFNEGPSTAPKVQMVIHWPYSLYSDPQSGRPVQYLLYLEQVPTVEVSQGECHVAKEYVNPLNLASGSRENPAYLSAPAQMRMFPSQSRHSFNKSLIHSQRSYYSSSHRDDHSDDTQSNRNRVRRSFLERVTRLERLMYDPESSNAANGKKQDIVELDCNKGATNCVRIECDILNMPALSEAQVVVKARLWNSTLVSEYPRVERVRIFSTATAQIPESYGVEVMDHNNIEVETRAYPELRNQQRDTSIPWLIIILGIVGGLLLLALVTYVLWKVGFFKRIRPTDPTLSGNLEKMNEEKPFLAPSKNTHHVF
- the mew gene encoding multiple edematous wings, isoform C — translated: MLELPFTTIRPNCRLRQNLGILIILQCVLTCYNFNLEQRLPIVKYGHPHSHFGYSVATHTIGEANGPNKTNCVLVGAPLDQNRQPNTTHSGALWRCPMTQRFDDCEQVITDGRRTNGAYEINKHFDSEILSPPGNDEIKEDQWMGVTVRSNPLQANGSGGKVIVCAHRYMYIVRENRYGQGLCYLLTNDLQFEEVHEPCKGRPVQRQHEDYGLCQAGTSAALLDDDTMVLGSPGPYTWRGSIWVTQVGGEYLQRDKTTYYSDHSDLNSPVDKYSYLGMSVTGGRFFGHMSYAAGAPRSEGHGQVVIFDKSTDNPIPVHSILDGEQFGSSFGYELATADINGDHRPDLIVAAPLYFTKTEGGAVYVYQNIQDTLPMKYTLKLTGPLESRFGLALANIGDLNKDNCEDLAVGAPYEGNGVVYIYLGSSQGLNSKPAQKIQASELGGTIPNGQPIRTFGISISGNTDLDDNSYPDVVIGAFNSSAAVILLARPIISIQTSVQRKELHNMDPNTPGCLDDPASNLTCFTFRACCSIEPYDEKNKELRLAYSVEAETFDHLKKFSRVFFFDRENKRTNVLSRVVRVHTNGRTECQAVTGYIKANTRDIQTPVRFRLKYSLVEPPLADSALVRLNPILDQTQAHVDFEGTFQKDCGDDDLCESNLIIRVEPNITESSGNEYTLILDETELEVRINVSNLADSAYEAQLFIAHQAGVSYVATKKPTNATCNSYNTTLVACSLGNPMLRDTTTFVTIRFQPKGLEPSEKIMLFHIFANTTSKLVGPERPERDLRVNVVRRAKLNFRGWAIPEQSFYSGSSVANSVANTAATDIEGHGPMGMDDVGSQVHHMFTIFNEGPSTAPKVQMVIHWPYSLYSDPQSGRPVQYLLYLEQVPTVEVSQGECHVAKEYVNPLNLASGSRENPAYLSAPAQMRMFPSQSRHSFNKSLIHSQRSYYSSSHRDDHSDDTQSNRNRVRRSFLERVTRLERLMYDPESSNAANGKKQDIVELDCNKGATNCVRIECDILNMPALSEAQVVVKARLWNSTLVSEYPRVERVRIFSTATAQIPESYGVEVMDHNNIEVETRAYPELRNQQRDTSIPWLIIILGIVGGLLLLALVTYVLWKVGFFKRIRPTDPTLSGNLEKMNEEKPFLAPSKNTHHVF
- the mew gene encoding multiple edematous wings, isoform B, translated to MLELPFTTIRPNCRLRQNLGILIILQCVLTCYNFNLEQRLPIVKYGHPHSHFGYSVATHTIGEANGPNKTNCVLVGAPLDQNRQPNTTHSGALWRCPMTQRFDDCEQVITDGRRNFDSEILSPPGNDEIKEDQWMGVTVRSNPLQANGSGGKVIVCAHRYMYIVRENRYGQGLCYLLTNDLQFEEVHEPCKGRPVQRQHEDYGLCQAGTSAALLDDDTMVLGSPGPYTWRGSIWVTQVGGEYLQRDKTTYYSDHSDLNSPVDKYSYLGMSVTGGRFFGHMSYAAGAPRSEGHGQVVIFDKSTDNPIPVHSILDGEQFGSSFGYELATADINGDHRPDLIVAAPLYFTKTEGGAVYVYQNIQDTLPMKYTLKLTGPLESRFGLALANIGDLNKDNCEDLAVGAPYEGNGVVYIYLGSSQGLNSKPAQKIQASELGGTIPNGQPIRTFGISISGNTDLDDNSYPDVVIGAFNSSAAVILLARPIISIQTSVQRKELHNMDPNTPGCLDDPASNLTCFTFRACCSIEPYDEKNKELRLAYSVEAETFDHLKKFSRVFFFDRENKRTNVLSRVVRVHTNGRTECQAVTGYIKANTRDIQTPVRFRLKYSLVEPPLADSALVRLNPILDQTQAHVDFEGTFQKDCGDDDLCESNLIIRVEPNITESSGNEYTLILDETELEVRINVSNLADSAYEAQLFIAHQAGVSYVATKKPTNATCNSYNTTLVACSLGNPMLRDTTTFVTIRFQPKGLEPSEKIMLFHIFANTTSKLVGPERPERDLRVNVVRRAKLNFRGWAIPEQSFYSGSSVANSVANTAATDIEGHGPMGMDDVGSQVHHMFTIFNEGPSTAPKVQMVIHWPYSLYSDPQSGRPVQYLLYLEQVPTVEVSQGECHVAKEYVNPLNLASGSRENPAYLSAPAQMRMFPSQSRHSFNKSLIHSQRSYYSSSHRDDHSDDTQSNRNRVRRSFLERVTRLERLMYDPESSNAANGKKQDIVELDCNKGATNCVRIECDILNMPALSEAQVVVKARLWNSTLVSEYPRVERVRIFSTATAQIPESYGVEVMDHNNIEVETRAYPELRNQQRDTSIPWLIIILGIVGGLLLLALVTYVLWKVGFFKRIRPTDPTLSGNLEKMNEEKPFLAPSKNTHHVF
- the mew gene encoding multiple edematous wings, isoform E, with protein sequence MTQRFDDCEQVITDGRRNFDSEILSPPGNDEIKEDQWMGVTVRSNPLQANGSGGKVIVCAHRYMYIVRENRYGQGLCYLLTNDLQFEEVHEPCKGRPVQRQHEDYGLCQAGTSAALLDDDTMVLGSPGPYTWRGSIWVTQVGGEYLQRDKTTYYSDHSDLNSPVDKYSYLGMSVTGGRFFGHMSYAAGAPRSEGHGQVVIFDKSTDNPIPVHSILDGEQFGSSFGYELATADINGDHRPDLIVAAPLYFTKTEGGAVYVYQNIQDTLPMKYTLKLTGPLESRFGLALANIGDLNKDNCEDLAVGAPYEGNGVVYIYLGSSQGLNSKPAQKIQASELGGTIPNGQPIRTFGISISGNTDLDDNSYPDVVIGAFNSSAAVILLARPIISIQTSVQRKELHNMDPNTPGCLDDPASNLTCFTFRACCSIEPYDEKNKELRLAYSVEAETFDHLKKFSRVFFFDRENKRTNVLSRVVRVHTNGRTECQAVTGYIKANTRDIQTPVRFRLKYSLVEPPLADSALVRLNPILDQTQAHVDFEGTFQKDCGDDDLCESNLIIRVEPNITESSGNEYTLILDETELEVRINVSNLADSAYEAQLFIAHQAGVSYVATKKPTNATCNSYNTTLVACSLGNPMLRDTTTFVTIRFQPKGLEPSEKIMLFHIFANTTSKLVGPERPERDLRVNVVRRAKLNFRGWAIPEQSFYSGSSVANSVANTAATDIEGHGPMGMDDVGSQVHHMFTIFNEGPSTAPKVQMVIHWPYSLYSDPQSGRPVQYLLYLEQVPTVEVSQGECHVAKEYVNPLNLASGSRENPAYLSAPAQMRMFPSQSRHSFNKSLIHSQRSYYSSSHRDDHSDDTQSNRNRVRRSFLERVTRLERLMYDPESSNAANGKKQDIVELDCNKGATNCVRIECDILNMPALSEAQVVVKARLWNSTLVSEYPRVERVRIFSTATAQIPESYGVEVMDHNNIEVETRAYPELRNQQRDTSIPWLIIILGIVGGLLLLALVTYVLWKVGFFKRIRPTDPTLSGNLEKMNEEKPFLAPSKNTHHVFXQEGTVGWDLVRRRRRRRRLKLRLPVTAQPRHGWRKTTDKSINNNNNNNHNNNSSNSRNDSDVDVLSLTPPPPPLSIFSWGNDGYYQASAAWWGHHM
- the mew gene encoding multiple edematous wings, isoform D, with protein sequence MTQRFDDCEQVITDGRRTNGAYEINKHFDSEILSPPGNDEIKEDQWMGVTVRSNPLQANGSGGKVIVCAHRYMYIVRENRYGQGLCYLLTNDLQFEEVHEPCKGRPVQRQHEDYGLCQAGTSAALLDDDTMVLGSPGPYTWRGSIWVTQVGGEYLQRDKTTYYSDHSDLNSPVDKYSYLGMSVTGGRFFGHMSYAAGAPRSEGHGQVVIFDKSTDNPIPVHSILDGEQFGSSFGYELATADINGDHRPDLIVAAPLYFTKTEGGAVYVYQNIQDTLPMKYTLKLTGPLESRFGLALANIGDLNKDNCEDLAVGAPYEGNGVVYIYLGSSQGLNSKPAQKIQASELGGTIPNGQPIRTFGISISGNTDLDDNSYPDVVIGAFNSSAAVILLARPIISIQTSVQRKELHNMDPNTPGCLDDPASNLTCFTFRACCSIEPYDEKNKELRLAYSVEAETFDHLKKFSRVFFFDRENKRTNVLSRVVRVHTNGRTECQAVTGYIKANTRDIQTPVRFRLKYSLVEPPLADSALVRLNPILDQTQAHVDFEGTFQKDCGDDDLCESNLIIRVEPNITESSGNEYTLILDETELEVRINVSNLADSAYEAQLFIAHQAGVSYVATKKPTNATCNSYNTTLVACSLGNPMLRDTTTFVTIRFQPKGLEPSEKIMLFHIFANTTSKLVGPERPERDLRVNVVRRAKLNFRGWAIPEQSFYSGSSVANSVANTAATDIEGHGPMGMDDVGSQVHHMFTIFNEGPSTAPKVQMVIHWPYSLYSDPQSGRPVQYLLYLEQVPTVEVSQGECHVAKEYVNPLNLASGSRENPAYLSAPAQMRMFPSQSRHSFNKSLIHSQRSYYSSSHRDDHSDDTQSNRNRVRRSFLERVTRLERLMYDPESSNAANGKKQDIVELDCNKGATNCVRIECDILNMPALSEAQVVVKARLWNSTLVSEYPRVERVRIFSTATAQIPESYGVEVMDHNNIEVETRAYPELRNQQRDTSIPWLIIILGIVGGLLLLALVTYVLWKVGFFKRIRPTDPTLSGNLEKMNEEKPFLAPSKNTHHVF
- the mew gene encoding multiple edematous wings, isoform F — translated: MLELPFTTIRPNCRLRQNLGILIILQCVLTCYNFNLEQRLPIVKYGHPHSHFGYSVATHTIGEANGPNKTNCVLVGAPLDQNRQPNTTHSGALWRCPMTQRFDDCEQVITDGRRNFDSEILSPPGNDEIKEDQWMGVTVRSNPLQANGSGGKVIVCAHRYMYIVRENRYGQGLCYLLTNDLQFEEVHEPCKGRPVQRQHEDYGLCQAGTSAALLDDDTMVLGSPGPYTWRGSIWVTQVGGEYLQRDKTTYYSDHSDLNSPVDKYSYLGMSVTGGRFFGHMSYAAGAPRSEGHGQVVIFDKSTDNPIPVHSILDGEQFGSSFGYELATADINGDHRPDLIVAAPLYFTKTEGGAVYVYQNIQDTLPMKYTLKLTGPLESRFGLALANIGDLNKDNCEDLAVGAPYEGNGVVYIYLGSSQGLNSKPAQKIQASELGGTIPNGQPIRTFGISISGNTDLDDNSYPDVVIGAFNSSAAVILLARPIISIQTSVQRKELHNMDPNTPGCLDDPASNLTCFTFRACCSIEPYDEKNKELRLAYSVEAETFDHLKKFSRVFFFDRENKRTNVLSRVVRVHTNGRTECQAVTGYIKANTRDIQTPVRFRLKYSLVEPPLADSALVRLNPILDQTQAHVDFEGTFQKDCGDDDLCESNLIIRVEPNITESSGNEYTLILDETELEVRINVSNLADSAYEAQLFIAHQAGVSYVATKKPTNATCNSYNTTLVACSLGNPMLRDTTTFVTIRFQPKGLEPSEKIMLFHIFANTTSKLVGPERPERDLRVNVVRRAKLNFRGWAIPEQSFYSGSSVANSVANTAATDIEGHGPMGMDDVGSQVHHMFTIFNEGPSTAPKVQMVIHWPYSLYSDPQSGRPVQYLLYLEQVPTVEVSQGECHVAKEYVNPLNLASGSRENPAYLSAPAQMRMFPSQSRHSFNKSLIHSQRSYYSSSHRDDHSDDTQSNRNRVRRSFLERVTRLERLMYDPESSNAANGKKQDIVELDCNKGATNCVRIECDILNMPALSEAQVVVKARLWNSTLVSEYPRVERVRIFSTATAQIPESYGVEVMDHNNIEVETRAYPELRNQQRDTSIPWLIIILGIVGGLLLLALVTYVLWKVGFFKRIRPTDPTLSGNLEKMNEEKPFLAPSKNTHHVFXQEGTVGWDLVRRRRRRRRLKLRLPVTAQPRHGWRKTTDKSINNNNNNNHNNNSSNSRNDSDVDVLSLTPPPPPLSIFSWGNDGYYQASAAWWGHHM
- the REG gene encoding proteasome regulator gamma, isoform B, which produces MPNDTVVKVQEYKDSLILKAELLITKGFPENIVRLNELLATPIFNERNFEEVHQDLNIPVLPPLLVKNELEDRDSLPTKRQRVDVIVSGQPVMGLPAGTVPCNKPLCEMIKVVKPIIRKLVEDSNLLKMWISFMIPKIEDGNNFGVSIQEDTLAEIQTVESEAAAFFDQISRYFLSRAKVVSKVAKYPHIDDYRRAVVELDEKEYLSLWLVVCEVRNRYSSLHDIVIKNLEKLKKPRSSNTESLY